In one Carettochelys insculpta isolate YL-2023 chromosome 6, ASM3395843v1, whole genome shotgun sequence genomic region, the following are encoded:
- the GSKIP gene encoding GSK3B-interacting protein, giving the protein METDYNPMELSSNMGLEEDSEYKDTEGTEVKDMRLEAEAVVNDVLFAVSNMFVSKNLPCAEDVAYINVETRERNRYCLELTEAGLRVVGYAFDQADDGLQTPYHETVYSLLDSLSPAYREAFGNALLQRLEALKRDGQS; this is encoded by the exons ATGGAGACTGATTACAATCCCATGGAGTTGTCCAGTAATATGGGGTTAGAAGAAGATTCTGAATATAAAGACACTGAAGGAACAGAGGTGAAGGATATGAGATTAGAAGCAGAAGCTGTTGTGAATGATGTTTTGTTTGCTGTCAGCAATATGTTTGTCTCAAAAAACCTTCCATGTGCAGAAGATGTGGCATATATCAACGTGGAGACAAGGGAAAGAAACAGATATTGCCTGGAGCTCACAGAAGCAGGACTCAGG GTGGTTGGTTATGCTTTTGACCAGGCTGATGATGGCTTACAAACTCCATATCATGAGACTGTCTACTCTTTATTGGACTCTCTTAGCCCAGCATATCGTGAAGCTTTTGGCAATGCACTACTACAGAGACTGGAAGCTTTGAAAAGGGATGGGCAATCATGA